The following proteins come from a genomic window of Oricola thermophila:
- a CDS encoding transketolase family protein: protein MSALFDASELHDCRDAFAQTLEELGRANRDIVAVCNDSVGSSKLGGFREKFPERLINVGIAEQNMVGVGAGMANGGKVPFVCGASPFLTGRALEQIKADVAYSLANVKLVGISSGMAYGELGPTHHSIEDFAWIRALPNIPVIAPADRIETAAAVKWAAQHDGPCFLRLSRVGVPDVFPEDHAFEVGKANVLHEGTDLTIIANGVLTHRALQAAEILEGRGIQARVLNMATVRPADVDAIRAAAVQTGAIITCEEHTVFGGLGSAVAEVVVETHPVPMKMLGVPGIFAPTGSANFLLDEFGMSPDGIVEGAIRLLDRKG from the coding sequence ATGAGTGCTCTTTTCGATGCATCTGAGCTTCACGACTGCCGCGATGCTTTCGCCCAAACGCTTGAAGAACTGGGGCGCGCGAACAGGGATATCGTTGCTGTCTGCAACGACTCGGTGGGGTCGTCGAAACTTGGCGGGTTCCGGGAGAAGTTTCCCGAACGGCTGATCAATGTGGGAATTGCCGAGCAGAACATGGTCGGTGTTGGTGCCGGCATGGCCAATGGGGGCAAGGTGCCGTTTGTTTGCGGGGCTTCGCCGTTTCTCACGGGGCGCGCCCTCGAGCAGATCAAGGCCGATGTCGCCTATTCCCTGGCAAATGTGAAGTTGGTCGGGATCAGCTCGGGCATGGCCTACGGCGAACTTGGTCCCACCCACCATTCCATTGAAGATTTCGCCTGGATACGCGCCTTGCCGAACATCCCGGTAATCGCGCCGGCGGACCGCATCGAAACCGCAGCCGCGGTGAAATGGGCCGCGCAGCATGATGGCCCCTGTTTTCTGCGGCTGAGCCGGGTCGGCGTACCGGATGTCTTTCCCGAGGATCATGCATTCGAGGTGGGGAAGGCAAATGTTCTGCATGAGGGCACCGACCTGACGATCATTGCCAACGGCGTACTCACCCATCGAGCATTGCAGGCCGCCGAAATCCTGGAGGGCCGTGGAATACAGGCACGTGTTCTAAACATGGCAACCGTCCGGCCCGCCGATGTTGATGCGATCAGGGCAGCTGCAGTGCAAACCGGTGCCATAATTACCTGCGAGGAGCATACAGTCTTTGGCGGGCTAGGCAGCGCGGTCGCCGAGGTCGTGGTCGAGACACATCCCGTTCCGATGAAGATGCTGGGGGTGCCGGGGATATTCGCTCCCACCGGATCGGCCAATTTCCTGCTGGACGAATTCGGCATGTCGCCCGATGGTATTGTTGAAGGCGCAATACGGCTCCTGGACCGGAAAGGATAG
- a CDS encoding transketolase: MDIEQLRRIANGVRRRDLQAVYEAGAGHIGGEMSVIDILTVLYFHTMSVNPEEPLDPKRDRLVLSKGHTALALYIVLAERGFIPRDEISTFLKPYSRLNGHPNRVKVPGVETNTGPLGHGLPVGVGMAKAARLNGDGWRTFVVTGDGEMQEGSNWEAIMAASQFGLDNLTLIIDHNRLQQGARLADTNEIAPLPPKLAAFGWAVEEVDGHDMEQICRALSRDAVTAGRPKCVVAHTNKGQGISFMSDNVAWHHKVPNAEQYKLAMAELEGAVQ; the protein is encoded by the coding sequence ATGGATATTGAACAACTCCGCAGGATTGCAAACGGCGTCAGGCGGCGTGATCTCCAGGCTGTCTACGAGGCGGGAGCGGGCCACATCGGCGGAGAAATGTCGGTGATCGACATCCTGACCGTCCTCTATTTCCACACGATGTCCGTGAATCCGGAGGAGCCGTTGGATCCGAAGCGGGATCGGTTGGTCCTCAGCAAGGGGCACACGGCGCTCGCACTCTACATTGTGCTGGCAGAGCGTGGCTTCATTCCCAGGGACGAGATTTCCACATTTCTGAAGCCGTATTCCCGTTTGAACGGCCATCCGAACCGGGTCAAGGTGCCCGGCGTCGAGACGAACACGGGTCCGCTCGGGCATGGGCTGCCGGTCGGCGTCGGTATGGCCAAGGCGGCAAGGCTGAACGGAGACGGCTGGCGGACCTTCGTCGTTACCGGGGACGGCGAAATGCAGGAAGGTTCCAATTGGGAGGCGATCATGGCTGCTTCCCAGTTTGGATTGGATAATCTCACCTTGATCATCGACCACAACAGGCTGCAGCAGGGCGCTCGCCTGGCCGACACGAACGAAATCGCCCCCCTGCCTCCCAAGCTCGCGGCGTTCGGCTGGGCCGTAGAGGAAGTCGACGGTCATGACATGGAGCAGATATGCCGGGCATTGTCGCGTGACGCGGTGACCGCCGGAAGGCCGAAATGCGTGGTAGCCCACACCAACAAGGGGCAGGGCATATCGTTCATGTCCGATAATGTCGCCTGGCATCACAAGGTGCCGAACGCGGAACAGTACAAGCTGGCCATGGCCGAACTCGAAGGTGCGGTCCAATGA
- a CDS encoding FadR/GntR family transcriptional regulator, with the protein MNKYATRPDLSRIKDSAVDIVVRQIRDLIAEEGLKVGDRLPTERELCTRFNAARNTVREAMRILKAYGMVEVRPKVGATIADNRMSRAFELFSFNTMEVSRKTFTDIQAFRDLLEVGSAEAILERCSDQDIEELRSINLQLAEIHDLEEASEFDFAFHVRLISILDNAAILDVYTVMKPVILRIMLKGKTRRTFKTETYNEHEGVLEAMAARDRLAFQYRLRNHLMKGFRNFSEELEASI; encoded by the coding sequence GTGAACAAGTATGCAACCCGCCCAGACCTGTCTCGCATCAAGGACTCCGCCGTCGATATCGTCGTACGCCAGATCCGCGACCTGATTGCGGAAGAAGGGCTGAAGGTGGGAGACCGCCTGCCGACGGAACGCGAACTGTGTACCCGCTTCAATGCGGCCCGCAACACGGTACGCGAAGCAATGCGCATCCTGAAGGCTTACGGCATGGTCGAAGTACGTCCGAAGGTCGGCGCGACCATCGCCGACAACCGCATGTCCCGGGCCTTCGAACTGTTCTCCTTCAACACCATGGAAGTGTCGCGCAAGACCTTCACCGACATCCAGGCCTTCCGCGATCTCCTGGAGGTCGGCTCGGCGGAGGCGATACTCGAACGCTGCTCGGATCAGGACATCGAGGAATTGCGGAGCATCAACCTGCAACTGGCCGAAATCCATGATCTCGAAGAGGCCTCCGAGTTCGATTTCGCCTTCCATGTGCGATTGATCTCGATCCTCGACAACGCTGCGATCCTCGACGTCTACACCGTCATGAAGCCAGTCATTCTCCGGATCATGCTGAAGGGAAAGACCCGCCGGACATTCAAGACGGAAACCTACAACGAACATGAGGGCGTCCTCGAGGCGATGGCTGCGCGCGACCGGCTGGCATTCCAGTACAGGCTCCGCAACCACCTCATGAAGGGCTTCAGAAACTTCAGCGAAGAATTGGAAGCTTCGATCTGA